Proteins encoded together in one Kutzneria kofuensis window:
- the dapF gene encoding diaminopimelate epimerase, which translates to MPSARYSERVGIEFVKGHGTENDFVVLPDPDGTLELTESRVQALCDRRRGLGADGVLRVVPNKVFLGAGDGWFMDYRNADGSIAEMCGNGVRVFAAYLVDAGLASPGEFVIGTRAGDRPVVVHPDGSVTVQMGPARITGDSVATLGGVSFPGVAVDVGNPHLVCVTDVPVASLDLSVAPGRDQSFFPHGVNVEFVNRLAPGALAMRVHERGVGETRSCGTGTVAAVAAHLHLSGLATGSATVAIPGGQVTVTIGDGESTLTGPAVLVARGELGDAWWSSH; encoded by the coding sequence ATGCCGTCGGCGCGATACTCTGAACGGGTGGGTATCGAGTTCGTCAAGGGACATGGCACCGAGAACGACTTCGTCGTGCTGCCCGATCCCGACGGCACGCTGGAGCTGACCGAGAGCCGCGTTCAGGCGCTGTGCGACCGCCGCCGCGGGCTCGGCGCCGACGGCGTGCTCCGCGTCGTGCCCAACAAGGTCTTCCTCGGCGCCGGCGACGGTTGGTTCATGGACTACCGCAACGCCGACGGCTCCATCGCCGAGATGTGCGGCAACGGCGTTCGGGTTTTCGCCGCCTATCTCGTCGACGCCGGCCTCGCTTCCCCCGGTGAGTTCGTCATCGGCACCCGTGCCGGCGACCGTCCCGTTGTCGTTCACCCCGACGGCTCCGTCACCGTGCAGATGGGCCCCGCCCGCATCACCGGCGATTCGGTGGCCACCCTCGGCGGCGTCTCCTTCCCCGGCGTCGCCGTCGACGTCGGCAATCCGCACCTGGTCTGCGTCACCGACGTCCCCGTCGCTTCGTTGGATCTTTCGGTGGCCCCCGGCCGCGACCAGTCGTTCTTCCCGCACGGCGTCAACGTCGAGTTCGTCAACCGCCTCGCTCCTGGGGCTTTGGCGATGCGTGTCCACGAGCGTGGCGTCGGCGAGACCCGCTCCTGCGGCACCGGCACCGTCGCCGCCGTCGCCGCACATCTCCACCTCTCCGGCCTCGCCACCGGCTCGGCCACGGTCGCCATCCCCGGTGGCCAGGTCACCGTCACCATCGGCGACGGCGAAAGCACCCTCACCGGCCCGGCCGTCCTGGTCGCCCGCGGCGAACTCGGCGACGCCTGGTGGTCCTCGCACTGA
- a CDS encoding glutamate ABC transporter substrate-binding protein, protein MRLSPVLRAGALVATLALAVTACGGKSQQAAGGSDSLVDRAKADNKLTVGIKFDQPGLGLKTADGYTGFDVDVAKYIAKKLGVDEKNIVFKQAPSAQREDLIAQGDVDLVIATYTINDKRKQKVSFAGPYFVAGQDLLVKADDTAITGPDSLNGKKLCSVTGSTSAQNIQTKFANQVALQQYGGYSECVTGLLNGAIDAISTDDIILQGYAAANQGKLKVVGKPFSNEPYGIGLKKGDTKTQQALDGYIQDMEKDGSWAAALKKNFGDSYKVPAEPPITEK, encoded by the coding sequence ATGCGGTTGAGCCCGGTTCTGCGCGCAGGCGCGCTGGTGGCCACGCTCGCGCTGGCCGTGACCGCCTGTGGTGGCAAGAGCCAGCAGGCCGCGGGCGGCAGCGACTCGCTCGTCGACCGCGCCAAGGCGGACAACAAGCTGACCGTCGGCATCAAGTTCGACCAGCCCGGCCTCGGCCTGAAGACCGCCGACGGCTACACCGGCTTCGACGTGGACGTGGCCAAGTACATCGCCAAGAAGCTTGGCGTGGACGAGAAGAACATCGTCTTCAAGCAGGCCCCCTCCGCCCAGCGCGAGGACCTCATCGCCCAGGGCGACGTCGACCTGGTGATCGCCACGTACACGATCAACGACAAGCGCAAGCAGAAGGTCTCCTTCGCCGGCCCGTACTTCGTCGCCGGCCAGGACCTGCTGGTCAAGGCCGACGACACCGCGATCACCGGCCCGGACAGCCTCAACGGCAAGAAGCTCTGCTCGGTGACCGGCTCCACCTCGGCGCAGAACATCCAGACCAAGTTCGCCAACCAGGTCGCGCTGCAGCAGTACGGCGGCTACTCCGAGTGCGTCACCGGCCTGCTCAACGGCGCCATCGACGCGATCAGCACCGACGACATCATCCTGCAGGGCTACGCCGCCGCGAACCAGGGCAAGCTCAAGGTCGTCGGCAAGCCGTTCAGCAACGAGCCGTACGGCATCGGCCTGAAGAAGGGCGACACCAAGACCCAGCAGGCGCTGGACGGCTACATCCAGGACATGGAGAAGGACGGCTCCTGGGCCGCCGCCCTGAAGAAGAACTTCGGCGACAGCTACAAGGTCCCGGCCGAGCCCCCGATCACCGAGAAGTGA
- the miaB gene encoding tRNA (N6-isopentenyl adenosine(37)-C2)-methylthiotransferase MiaB produces MTRSYEIRTFGCQMNVHDSERLAGMLEDAGYTPAPDGAAPDLVVFNTCAVRENADNKLYGTLGHMRPLKTANPDMQVAVGGCLAQKDRSTIVERAPWVDVVFGTHNIGSLPTLLERARHNNEAQVEILESLETFPSTLPARRDSAYSGWVSISVGCNNTCTFCIVPSLRGKEKDRRPGDVLAEVQALVDEGVLEVTLLGQNVNSYGVEFGDRLAFGKLLRSAGQIDGLERIRFTSPHPKDFTDDVIAAMAETPAVCHQLHMPLQSGSDRLLKEMRRSYRTDKYLGILDKVRAAMPDAAITTDIIVGFPGETEEDFQGTLDVVREARFASAFTFQYSKRPGTPAAEMDGQLPKEVVQERFDRLIAVQEENSLAGNQAQVGREVEVLVAHGEGRRDGETQRMSGRARDGRLVHFAATPGVRAGDVVNTVVTYAAPHYLVADGAIVAHRRTRAGDNTEAGLRPKTSGVSLGLPSFGTPAPLAPAGGCAIQ; encoded by the coding sequence GTGACACGGAGTTACGAGATTCGCACGTTCGGTTGCCAGATGAACGTGCACGACTCCGAGCGGCTGGCCGGCATGCTCGAAGACGCCGGCTACACGCCCGCGCCCGACGGCGCCGCGCCCGACCTGGTCGTGTTCAACACGTGCGCGGTCCGGGAGAACGCCGACAACAAGCTCTACGGCACCCTCGGCCACATGCGGCCGCTCAAGACCGCCAACCCGGACATGCAGGTCGCGGTCGGCGGCTGCCTCGCGCAGAAGGACCGCAGCACCATCGTCGAGCGCGCGCCGTGGGTGGACGTCGTGTTCGGCACGCACAACATCGGCTCGCTGCCGACGCTGCTGGAGCGCGCCCGGCACAACAACGAGGCCCAGGTCGAGATCCTGGAGTCGCTGGAGACCTTCCCGTCAACGCTGCCGGCCCGCCGCGACTCCGCCTACTCGGGCTGGGTGTCGATCTCCGTCGGCTGCAACAACACCTGCACCTTCTGCATCGTTCCGTCGTTGCGGGGCAAGGAGAAGGACCGCCGCCCCGGCGACGTGCTGGCCGAGGTGCAGGCCCTGGTCGACGAGGGCGTGCTGGAGGTGACGCTGCTCGGGCAGAACGTCAACTCCTACGGCGTCGAGTTCGGCGACCGGCTGGCGTTCGGAAAGCTGCTGCGGTCGGCCGGGCAGATCGACGGGCTGGAGCGGATCCGGTTCACCTCGCCGCACCCCAAGGACTTCACCGACGACGTGATCGCCGCGATGGCCGAGACGCCCGCCGTCTGCCACCAGCTGCACATGCCGCTGCAGTCCGGTTCGGACCGGTTGCTGAAGGAGATGCGGCGGTCCTACCGGACCGACAAGTACCTGGGCATTCTCGACAAGGTGCGGGCCGCCATGCCCGACGCCGCGATCACCACCGACATCATCGTCGGCTTCCCCGGCGAGACCGAGGAGGACTTCCAGGGCACGCTGGACGTGGTGCGGGAGGCCCGGTTCGCCAGCGCCTTCACCTTCCAGTACTCCAAGCGCCCCGGCACGCCCGCCGCCGAGATGGACGGGCAGCTGCCCAAGGAGGTCGTGCAGGAGCGCTTCGACCGGCTGATCGCCGTGCAGGAGGAGAACTCGCTGGCCGGCAACCAGGCGCAGGTCGGCCGCGAGGTCGAGGTGCTGGTGGCCCATGGCGAGGGCCGGCGGGACGGCGAGACGCAGCGGATGAGCGGCCGGGCCCGTGACGGGCGGCTGGTGCACTTCGCCGCGACACCGGGGGTTCGGGCCGGCGACGTCGTGAACACCGTCGTGACGTATGCCGCGCCGCACTACCTGGTCGCCGACGGGGCCATCGTCGCCCACCGGCGGACCAGGGCGGGGGACAACACCGAGGCCGGTTTGCGGCCCAAGACCTCGGGGGTCAGCCTGGGGCTGCCCTCGTTCGGCACGCCGGCCCCGCTCGCGCCGGCGGGAGGATGTGCGATCCAGTGA
- a CDS encoding TAXI family TRAP transporter solute-binding subunit: protein MPLTRRALIMLGAASLAAPALAGCGSSLSGTPLRVATGGTGGVYFTLGSKLASVWHDQLGVTTSVLPTSGSVANLDALRGNHADVGFVAADAASNKDASAGLRALARIYDDYIQVLVRDNSPITALSDLRGRPVSIGSENSGVKVVATNLLTAAGLPDKSPDYHTDTLHDSLAYLVAGQRDALFWSGGLPTPDITATLKAHPDQLRMLDLSTVNVKNLTYYNVETVPGTAYPQLKQGDKPVSTLAVHNLLMVRADMPADEAEALLRVLFDVQPELATDSNQVIALTAQLIDRRSAIETLPIPLHDGAMEYYRSAKV, encoded by the coding sequence GTGCCACTGACACGACGGGCCCTGATCATGCTAGGGGCCGCTTCGCTGGCCGCCCCGGCGCTGGCCGGCTGCGGTTCCAGCCTGTCCGGGACGCCGCTGCGGGTGGCCACCGGCGGCACCGGCGGCGTGTACTTCACGCTGGGCTCGAAGCTGGCCTCGGTGTGGCACGACCAGCTCGGCGTGACCACCAGCGTGCTGCCGACGTCCGGCTCGGTGGCGAACCTGGACGCGCTGCGGGGCAACCACGCCGACGTGGGCTTCGTGGCCGCCGACGCCGCCTCGAACAAGGACGCCTCGGCCGGGCTGCGCGCGCTGGCCCGCATCTACGACGACTACATCCAGGTCCTGGTCCGCGACAACTCCCCGATCACGGCGCTGTCCGACCTGCGCGGCCGGCCGGTGTCCATCGGCAGCGAGAACTCCGGCGTCAAGGTCGTGGCCACGAACCTGCTGACCGCCGCCGGGCTGCCCGACAAGAGCCCGGACTACCACACGGACACGCTGCACGACTCGCTGGCCTACCTGGTCGCCGGCCAGCGCGACGCGCTGTTCTGGTCCGGCGGCCTGCCGACGCCGGACATCACCGCCACGCTGAAGGCCCACCCGGACCAGCTGCGCATGCTCGACCTGAGCACGGTGAACGTGAAGAACCTGACCTACTACAACGTGGAGACGGTGCCCGGGACCGCGTATCCGCAGCTGAAGCAGGGCGACAAGCCGGTGAGCACGCTGGCCGTGCACAACCTGCTGATGGTTCGCGCGGACATGCCGGCGGACGAGGCCGAGGCGCTGCTGCGCGTGCTGTTCGACGTCCAGCCCGAGCTGGCCACGGACTCCAACCAGGTCATCGCGCTGACCGCGCAGCTGATCGACCGCCGGTCGGCCATCGAGACGCTGCCGATCCCGCTGCACGACGGCGCCATGGAGTACTACCGGAGCGCGAAGGTCTGA
- a CDS encoding amino acid ABC transporter ATP-binding protein has protein sequence MIRMAGVDKFFGPLHVLKGIDLEVPKGQVVVVLGPSGSGKSTLCRTINRLEPIDSGVIEVDGQPVPAEGKALARLRADVGMVFQSFNLFAHKTIIENVMLAPVKVRGVASGEARKTGMELLERVGIANQADKYPAQLSGGQQQRAAIARALNMRPKVMLFDEPTSALDPEVVNEVLDVMTSLARDGMTMLVVTHEMGFARRASDRVVFMADGEIVEDAATEEFFTAPKSERARDFLGKILSH, from the coding sequence ATGATCAGGATGGCGGGCGTGGACAAGTTCTTCGGTCCGCTGCACGTGCTCAAGGGCATCGACCTGGAGGTGCCCAAGGGCCAGGTCGTCGTCGTGCTCGGGCCGTCCGGCTCCGGCAAGTCGACGCTGTGCCGCACGATCAACCGCCTGGAGCCGATCGACAGCGGCGTCATCGAGGTGGACGGCCAGCCGGTGCCGGCCGAGGGCAAGGCGCTGGCCCGGCTGCGCGCCGACGTGGGCATGGTTTTCCAGTCGTTCAACCTGTTCGCGCACAAGACAATCATCGAGAACGTCATGCTCGCGCCGGTGAAGGTGCGCGGCGTGGCCTCGGGCGAGGCCCGCAAGACCGGCATGGAACTGCTGGAGCGGGTCGGCATCGCCAACCAGGCCGACAAGTACCCGGCGCAGCTGTCCGGCGGCCAGCAGCAGCGGGCCGCCATCGCGCGGGCGCTGAACATGCGGCCCAAGGTGATGCTGTTCGACGAGCCCACCTCGGCGCTGGACCCCGAGGTGGTCAACGAGGTGCTGGACGTGATGACGTCGCTGGCCCGCGACGGCATGACGATGCTCGTGGTCACGCACGAGATGGGCTTCGCCCGCCGTGCGTCCGACCGCGTGGTGTTCATGGCCGACGGCGAGATCGTCGAGGACGCCGCGACCGAGGAGTTCTTCACCGCGCCGAAGTCCGAGCGGGCGCGCGACTTCCTCGGCAAGATCCTCAGCCACTGA
- a CDS encoding DUF349 domain-containing protein, translated as MTDQETAPVDGVEQATAGQVATEVVAAPRDEAGQSNSGGADPAGSTPPAVPVASDDPTRWGRVDEAGKVYVKAEGGEREVGSWQAGEPAEGLAHFARRFDDMRTEVELLEARLRSGAGDPKQALTSAKHVRDGLVNAAVVGDLAALSARVDFVIASAEKAVDKAKVAREAARAESAARKQTLVEEAETLANESTQWKAAGDRLRAILDEWKTIRGVDRKTDEQLWRRFSKARDAFNRRRGAHFADLDRQRASAKTRKQELVDEAEQLSTSDDWGVTAGRYKELMVEWKAAGRAPKESDDALWQAFRAAQDKFFARRSAAFDERDAEFGQNAKLKEELLAEAESIDPSAGLEAARSALYKLQERWDQIGKVPRERVRELEGRLRAVEEKVRGAVDAQWRRTDPEAEARVAQFRERVNQFEAQAAKARSAGDKRRAEQAEAQAAQWREWLAAAEQAVATR; from the coding sequence ATGACGGACCAGGAGACGGCCCCGGTGGACGGGGTTGAGCAGGCGACTGCGGGCCAGGTGGCCACGGAGGTGGTTGCGGCGCCGCGGGACGAGGCGGGCCAGTCCAATTCGGGTGGGGCCGACCCGGCGGGGTCCACTCCGCCCGCGGTGCCCGTCGCCTCGGATGATCCGACCCGGTGGGGCCGGGTGGACGAAGCCGGCAAGGTGTACGTCAAGGCCGAGGGCGGTGAGCGCGAGGTCGGCTCGTGGCAGGCCGGCGAGCCCGCCGAGGGGCTGGCCCACTTCGCCCGCCGCTTCGACGACATGCGCACCGAGGTCGAGCTGCTGGAGGCGCGGCTGCGCTCCGGTGCCGGCGACCCGAAGCAGGCGCTGACCAGCGCCAAGCACGTCCGCGACGGCCTGGTGAACGCCGCCGTGGTCGGTGACCTCGCGGCGCTGAGCGCCCGCGTGGACTTCGTGATCGCCAGCGCCGAGAAGGCCGTGGACAAGGCGAAGGTGGCCCGCGAAGCGGCCCGCGCCGAGTCGGCCGCGCGCAAGCAGACGCTGGTCGAGGAGGCCGAGACGCTGGCCAACGAGTCGACCCAGTGGAAGGCCGCCGGCGACCGACTGCGGGCCATCCTCGACGAGTGGAAGACCATCCGCGGCGTCGACCGCAAGACCGACGAGCAGCTGTGGCGCCGGTTCTCCAAGGCGCGGGACGCCTTCAACCGGCGTCGGGGCGCGCACTTCGCGGACCTGGACCGGCAGCGGGCGTCGGCCAAGACGCGCAAGCAGGAGCTGGTCGACGAGGCCGAGCAGCTGTCCACCTCGGACGACTGGGGCGTCACCGCCGGGCGCTACAAGGAACTGATGGTGGAGTGGAAGGCCGCCGGCCGCGCTCCCAAGGAGTCCGACGACGCGCTGTGGCAGGCGTTCCGGGCCGCGCAGGACAAGTTCTTCGCGCGCCGGTCCGCGGCGTTCGACGAACGGGACGCCGAGTTCGGCCAGAACGCCAAGCTCAAGGAGGAGCTGCTGGCCGAGGCCGAGAGCATCGACCCGTCGGCGGGGCTGGAGGCGGCCCGGTCCGCGCTGTACAAGCTGCAGGAGCGCTGGGACCAGATCGGCAAGGTGCCGCGCGAGCGGGTGCGTGAGCTGGAGGGTCGGCTGCGGGCCGTCGAGGAGAAGGTCCGCGGCGCGGTCGACGCCCAGTGGCGCCGCACCGACCCGGAGGCCGAGGCCCGGGTGGCGCAGTTCCGCGAGCGCGTCAACCAGTTCGAGGCGCAGGCCGCCAAGGCCCGGTCGGCCGGCGACAAGCGCCGCGCCGAGCAGGCCGAGGCGCAGGCGGCGCAGTGGCGCGAGTGGCTGGCCGCGGCCGAGCAGGCCGTAGCGACCCGCTGA
- a CDS encoding response regulator transcription factor, with protein sequence MRVLLVEDDDRVAEALLPALARRGLTVERLATGRGVLDRLTGVDVVLLDLGLPDIDGITLCRQIRAASDVAIIVVSARGEVDDRILGLHAGADDYLVKPYDVGELVARVHAVRRRRGDAVPGAGGGTAGVVQVGDVHIDLVRHQVTVGDEPITLSRKEFQVLALVVGAGGAVCTRERIIAEVWGRSWAGANRTLDVHVATLRTKLGRPALVETVRGVGYRLTADGHAGAGAN encoded by the coding sequence GTGCGGGTACTGCTGGTCGAGGACGACGACCGGGTCGCCGAGGCGCTGCTGCCGGCCCTGGCCAGGCGGGGGCTGACGGTGGAGCGGCTGGCCACCGGGCGTGGCGTGCTCGATCGCCTCACCGGTGTCGACGTCGTGCTGCTCGACCTCGGCCTGCCCGACATCGACGGGATCACGCTGTGCCGGCAGATCAGGGCCGCCAGCGACGTGGCGATCATCGTGGTGTCGGCTCGCGGCGAGGTGGACGACCGGATCCTCGGTCTGCACGCGGGGGCCGACGACTACCTGGTCAAGCCGTACGACGTGGGCGAGCTGGTGGCCCGGGTGCACGCGGTGCGGCGCCGGCGCGGCGACGCGGTGCCCGGCGCCGGCGGCGGCACCGCGGGCGTGGTTCAGGTCGGCGACGTCCACATCGACCTGGTGCGTCACCAGGTGACGGTGGGCGACGAGCCGATCACCCTGTCCCGCAAGGAGTTCCAGGTGCTGGCGCTGGTGGTTGGCGCGGGCGGCGCGGTGTGCACCCGGGAGCGGATCATCGCCGAGGTGTGGGGGCGCAGCTGGGCCGGCGCGAACCGGACGCTGGACGTGCACGTGGCCACGCTGCGCACCAAGCTGGGCCGGCCGGCGCTGGTGGAGACCGTGCGCGGCGTCGGCTACCGGCTGACCGCCGACGGGCACGCCGGGGCCGGAGCCAACTGA
- the miaA gene encoding tRNA (adenosine(37)-N6)-dimethylallyltransferase MiaA: MRAIAVVGPTAAGKSDLGVELARRFGGEVINADAMQLYRGMDIGTAKLSVAERRGVPHHMLDVLDVTETASVAAYQRQTRELMERLIADGVTPVLVGGSGLYVQAVLDELEFPGTDPAVRSRLEAELAALGPVALHSRLATLDPVAAAAILSSNGRRVVRALEVIELTGRPFSATMPKRGEARYGTVQIGIDRDVAELDARVDLRVQVMFDAGLVDEVRALEAVGLRDGKTASRALGYQQVLAHLDGSCDVDTAAEETARATRRFVRRQRSWFRRDQRITWFDGARPDLADAVGAIL; encoded by the coding sequence GTGCGGGCCATCGCGGTGGTCGGGCCGACCGCCGCCGGCAAGTCCGATCTCGGCGTGGAGCTGGCCCGGCGGTTCGGCGGCGAGGTGATCAACGCCGACGCCATGCAGCTGTACCGGGGCATGGACATCGGGACCGCCAAGCTGTCCGTCGCCGAGCGGCGGGGCGTGCCGCACCACATGCTGGACGTGCTCGACGTGACCGAGACGGCGTCCGTCGCCGCGTACCAGCGGCAGACGCGGGAGTTGATGGAGCGGCTCATCGCCGACGGGGTGACGCCCGTGCTCGTCGGCGGCTCCGGGCTGTACGTGCAGGCCGTGCTCGACGAGCTGGAGTTCCCCGGCACCGACCCGGCCGTCCGCTCCCGCCTCGAAGCCGAGCTGGCGGCACTAGGTCCGGTAGCGCTGCACTCCCGTCTAGCAACGCTGGATCCCGTAGCGGCGGCAGCGATCCTGTCGTCGAACGGCAGGCGAGTGGTGCGCGCCCTGGAAGTCATCGAGCTCACCGGCCGGCCGTTCTCCGCGACCATGCCCAAGCGCGGCGAGGCCCGGTACGGGACCGTGCAGATCGGCATCGACCGTGACGTGGCCGAGTTGGACGCCCGCGTCGACCTGCGCGTGCAGGTCATGTTCGATGCCGGTCTCGTCGACGAGGTTCGCGCCCTTGAGGCCGTCGGCCTCCGTGACGGCAAAACCGCCTCCCGGGCCCTCGGCTACCAGCAGGTGCTCGCCCACCTCGACGGCTCCTGCGACGTCGACACGGCCGCCGAGGAGACCGCCCGCGCCACCCGTCGCTTCGTGCGGAGGCAGCGCTCGTGGTTCCGGCGTGACCAGCGCATCACCTGGTTCGACGGCGCCCGGCCCGACCTGGCCGATGCCGTCGGCGCGATACTCTGA
- a CDS encoding amino acid ABC transporter permease, giving the protein MDFLSNYDLLGAFWVTVQLTFWSAIGALVWGVVLAGMRVSPVWLMRAFATAYVNVVRNTPLTLLVVASSLGLYQTLGVSLTTDTTTSAIDITNFRLSVLAFILYTGTFVSEAVRSGINTVPVGQAEAARALGLGFFQTLTIVVLPQALRSVVAPLASVLIALTKNTTVASAIGVAEAAVLMRTMIENEGQAGTLVFLVFALGFVILTLPVGLLLGWLSQKVAVKR; this is encoded by the coding sequence GTGGACTTCCTGAGCAACTACGACCTGCTCGGTGCGTTCTGGGTCACCGTGCAGCTCACGTTCTGGTCGGCGATCGGCGCCCTGGTGTGGGGCGTGGTGCTGGCCGGCATGCGGGTCAGCCCGGTCTGGCTGATGCGCGCCTTCGCCACCGCGTACGTCAACGTCGTCCGGAACACCCCGCTGACGCTGCTGGTGGTGGCCTCGTCGCTGGGCCTGTACCAGACGCTGGGCGTCTCGCTGACCACGGACACCACCACATCGGCCATCGACATCACCAACTTCCGGCTGTCCGTGCTGGCGTTCATCCTCTACACCGGCACGTTCGTGTCCGAGGCGGTGCGCTCGGGCATCAACACCGTGCCGGTCGGCCAGGCCGAGGCAGCCCGCGCGCTCGGCCTGGGCTTCTTCCAGACGCTGACGATCGTGGTGCTGCCGCAGGCGCTGCGCTCGGTGGTGGCGCCGCTGGCCAGCGTGCTGATCGCGCTCACCAAGAACACCACCGTCGCCAGCGCCATCGGCGTGGCCGAGGCGGCGGTGCTGATGCGGACCATGATCGAGAACGAGGGCCAGGCCGGCACGCTGGTGTTCCTCGTCTTCGCGCTGGGCTTCGTGATCCTGACCCTCCCCGTCGGCCTGCTGCTGGGCTGGCTCTCCCAGAAGGTGGCGGTGAAGCGATGA
- a CDS encoding Rv2732c family membrane protein has translation MTDDLSDLQVEVPKAPRRAFRQIDPGARALVVAVCVMLMLVAALLPWVEGASGWQILFGLAPKGTVIGLVPILFVVCSTLFGVLISGAALVTRLWALAFASAAGCGFSLIIALLAVWSQQSTSSHEPGPGPGIGIILALLTLIVLTFQWVKLTLFSAPPSASRLGRS, from the coding sequence GTGACTGACGACTTGTCCGACCTTCAGGTCGAGGTGCCCAAGGCCCCGCGCCGCGCGTTCCGCCAGATCGACCCCGGCGCCCGCGCCCTCGTGGTCGCCGTCTGCGTGATGCTCATGCTGGTGGCGGCGCTGCTGCCCTGGGTCGAGGGTGCCAGCGGCTGGCAGATCCTGTTCGGCCTCGCGCCCAAGGGGACGGTGATCGGCCTCGTGCCGATCCTCTTCGTCGTCTGCTCCACGCTGTTCGGCGTGCTGATCTCCGGGGCCGCCCTGGTGACCCGCCTGTGGGCGCTGGCCTTCGCCTCCGCCGCGGGCTGTGGCTTCAGCCTGATCATCGCGCTGCTAGCCGTGTGGTCCCAGCAGTCGACGTCCAGCCACGAACCGGGCCCCGGCCCGGGCATCGGCATCATCCTGGCGCTGCTGACCCTGATCGTGCTGACCTTCCAGTGGGTCAAGCTGACTCTGTTTTCGGCGCCGCCTTCGGCGTCGCGGCTCGGCCGCTCGTGA
- a CDS encoding sensor histidine kinase, protein MRTRLLGSFVTVVAILVLGLGIPLALTFAQNFQSVLFVDRAADTSRYASLSQRLLEQGADDPGLDNQLKSYRDVYDIAVAVFDRGDQAPDGSFRALAQAGSRIDPTDAIVREDLVNARAGRGTQQGALLMPWNGAPMVVAEPVLVNGEVRGVVVTSSPTDRTRTLIWLSWAAILVGGVLAVGLAVLVALPLVRWMLRPVLLLDNATAALLPAIVNGRKVDPVGGDIGPPELRRLTRSFDQMAASVGDVLAAQRAFVADASHQLRNPLTALRIRLSNLEGHVDPDVQEQQSAALEEADRLNRILDELLAMARAESSSVDPVPVDVDQVVTARLRAWQAVATAKGVALVLDGEPGGTALAPPRGVETVLDALLDNALKFTGDDTLVTVEVHRRDGRVRLAVRDHGPGLQPEELERATDRFWRSAAHQNVRGSGLGLAIVRLIVERVGGTVELDLPEGGGLRVAFDVPAI, encoded by the coding sequence GTGCGCACCCGGCTGCTCGGCAGCTTCGTCACCGTCGTCGCGATCCTGGTGCTGGGCCTGGGGATTCCGCTGGCGCTGACGTTCGCCCAGAACTTCCAGAGCGTGCTGTTCGTGGACCGGGCGGCCGACACCAGCCGGTACGCGTCGCTGTCGCAGCGGCTGCTGGAGCAGGGCGCCGACGACCCCGGCCTGGACAACCAGCTGAAGAGCTACCGCGACGTGTACGACATCGCCGTCGCCGTGTTCGACCGTGGCGACCAGGCGCCCGACGGGTCGTTCCGGGCGCTGGCCCAGGCCGGGTCGCGGATCGACCCGACCGACGCGATCGTGCGCGAGGACCTGGTGAACGCCCGCGCCGGCCGCGGCACCCAGCAGGGGGCGCTGCTGATGCCGTGGAACGGCGCGCCGATGGTGGTCGCCGAGCCGGTGCTGGTCAACGGCGAGGTGCGCGGCGTGGTCGTCACGTCGTCGCCGACCGACCGCACCCGGACGCTGATCTGGCTGTCCTGGGCGGCGATCCTCGTCGGCGGCGTGCTGGCGGTGGGGCTGGCCGTGCTGGTGGCGCTGCCGCTGGTGCGCTGGATGCTGCGGCCGGTTCTGTTGCTGGACAACGCGACCGCCGCGCTGCTGCCGGCGATCGTCAACGGGCGCAAGGTGGATCCGGTCGGCGGCGACATCGGGCCGCCCGAGCTGCGCCGGCTCACCCGGTCCTTCGACCAGATGGCCGCCAGCGTCGGCGACGTGCTCGCCGCGCAGCGGGCCTTCGTCGCCGACGCGTCGCACCAGCTGCGCAACCCGTTGACGGCGTTGCGGATTCGTCTGTCCAATCTGGAGGGACACGTCGATCCGGACGTGCAGGAGCAGCAGTCGGCCGCGCTGGAGGAGGCCGACCGGCTCAACCGGATCCTGGACGAGCTGCTGGCGATGGCCCGCGCCGAATCCTCTTCGGTCGATCCCGTTCCCGTTGACGTGGACCAGGTTGTGACCGCGCGACTGCGGGCCTGGCAGGCCGTGGCGACGGCCAAGGGGGTCGCGCTGGTGCTGGACGGCGAACCCGGCGGCACCGCGCTCGCCCCGCCGCGCGGCGTCGAGACCGTGCTGGATGCGTTGCTGGACAACGCGTTGAAGTTCACCGGCGACGACACGCTCGTGACGGTCGAGGTGCACCGCCGGGACGGCCGGGTGCGGCTGGCCGTCCGGGATCACGGGCCCGGGCTGCAGCCCGAGGAACTGGAGCGGGCGACCGACCGGTTCTGGCGCAGCGCCGCCCACCAGAACGTCCGCGGCTCGGGGCTCGGGCTGGCGATCGTCCGGCTGATCGTGGAACGGGTCGGCGGCACCGTCGAGCTGGACCTGCCCGAGGGCGGCGGCCTGCGGGTCGCCTTCGACGTGCCGGCGATCTGA